In a genomic window of Desulfobacterales bacterium:
- a CDS encoding acyl-CoA thioesterase — protein sequence MSDTLTKTPTDSESYIAEIVGEESLRGERIGAGKMLHLMDLAAATAAWKHARTPLVTLAFDRIELLNMICHMDYVKYEAYVIKVGKTSICVKVDGFVKSPTEMEILPAHSGVITMVSIDENKKPNPNIPKLVYLSEKDVERKSFVENREKLKAERKKIVSEIAALNDIPIEALKDFYHRKSYVTPKQTELKIQKVFLPKNVNSLGIVFGGETIELMEELALATARQFSGNFQMVTIAMEDVYFLKPLYLNNLVEMISMVTFVGNTTLTVDIIVKTCDSFDLSNSHITNKGTFTILNYDRSGRKKTISTGLNMNESDFESRKLYLQEQKKYKIIKKIDPQS from the coding sequence ATGAGCGACACACTTACAAAAACGCCAACTGATTCTGAAAGTTATATAGCCGAAATTGTAGGAGAAGAAAGTCTTAGGGGAGAAAGAATCGGAGCTGGGAAAATGCTTCACTTAATGGATCTTGCAGCAGCTACAGCGGCTTGGAAACATGCAAGAACACCTCTTGTTACGCTCGCTTTTGACCGTATTGAACTTCTCAATATGATATGTCACATGGATTATGTCAAATATGAAGCCTATGTTATAAAAGTAGGAAAAACTTCAATCTGTGTAAAAGTTGACGGATTTGTTAAATCTCCTACTGAAATGGAAATTTTACCCGCCCATAGCGGAGTCATAACAATGGTTTCAATAGACGAAAATAAAAAACCAAATCCAAACATTCCTAAACTGGTTTATCTTTCAGAAAAAGATGTTGAACGAAAATCTTTTGTCGAAAATAGAGAAAAACTTAAAGCTGAAAGAAAAAAAATAGTATCCGAAATAGCAGCATTAAATGATATTCCTATAGAAGCTCTGAAAGATTTTTATCACCGTAAAAGTTATGTAACTCCAAAACAAACCGAACTTAAAATTCAGAAAGTTTTTTTACCAAAAAATGTTAATTCTCTTGGTATTGTTTTTGGCGGAGAAACAATAGAATTAATGGAAGAACTCGCCCTTGCTACTGCGAGACAATTTAGCGGAAACTTCCAAATGGTTACGATAGCAATGGAAGATGTTTATTTTTTAAAGCCTCTTTATCTAAACAACCTTGTAGAAATGATTTCAATGGTTACTTTTGTTGGAAATACTACACTTACAGTTGATATTATCGTTAAAACTTGTGATTCCTTTGATTTGTCAAATAGTCATATCACAAACAAAGGCACATTTACTATTTTAAACTATGATAGATCCGGCAGAAAAAAAACAATTTCGACTGGGCTTAATATGAATGAATCCGACTTTGAATCAAGAAAACTATATCTCCAAGAACAAAAAAAATATAAAATTATAAAAAAAATAGATCCACAATCATGA